The Pseudomonas iranensis genome includes a window with the following:
- the gabP gene encoding GABA permease: MSSTPSSTGLEQGLKPRHVTMLSIAGVIGAGLFVGSGHAIAAAGPAVLLAYAAAGTLVVLVMRMLGEMAVASPDTGSFSTYADRAIGHWAGFTIGWLYWWFWVLVIPLEANAAATILHAWFPGVDIWAFALVITMLLTVTNLFSVKNYGEFEFWFALIKVLAIIGFIGLGLAAIFGFLPTSQVSGVSHLFDSGGFLPNGMGAVLGAILTTMFSFMGTEIVTIAAAESKDPGKQISKATNSVIWRIGLFYLVSIFIVVALVPWNDPTLANLGSYQTVLERMGIPNAKMIVDIVVLVAVTSCLNSALYTSSRMLFSLGKRGDAPAMSTRTNKSGTPYWAVMLSTGAAFLCTFANYVAPAAVFEFLLASSGAIALLVYLVIAFSQLRMRKQRMARGEKIVFSMWLFPGLTWAVIIFIVAALTIMLFQEAHRVEILATGLLSLMVVAAGLLVSRRRKLEKRGAVVLN, from the coding sequence ATGAGCAGTACCCCAAGCTCCACTGGCCTCGAACAGGGGCTCAAACCGCGTCATGTGACCATGTTGTCGATCGCCGGTGTGATCGGCGCCGGTCTGTTCGTCGGTTCCGGCCACGCCATCGCTGCCGCCGGCCCGGCCGTGCTGCTGGCCTACGCCGCTGCCGGCACTCTGGTGGTGCTGGTGATGCGCATGCTCGGCGAAATGGCCGTCGCATCGCCGGACACCGGTTCGTTCTCGACTTACGCTGACCGCGCGATCGGTCACTGGGCCGGTTTCACCATCGGCTGGTTGTACTGGTGGTTCTGGGTGCTGGTGATTCCGCTGGAAGCCAACGCCGCGGCAACCATCCTGCACGCGTGGTTCCCGGGGGTGGATATCTGGGCTTTCGCGCTGGTCATCACCATGCTGCTGACCGTGACCAACCTGTTCAGCGTGAAGAATTACGGCGAGTTCGAGTTCTGGTTCGCCCTGATCAAGGTGCTGGCGATCATCGGCTTCATCGGCCTCGGTCTGGCGGCGATTTTTGGCTTCCTGCCGACCAGTCAGGTCAGCGGTGTGTCGCATCTGTTCGACAGCGGCGGCTTCCTGCCCAACGGCATGGGCGCTGTGCTGGGCGCGATCCTGACCACCATGTTCTCGTTCATGGGCACCGAGATCGTGACCATCGCGGCGGCGGAATCGAAGGACCCAGGCAAGCAGATCTCCAAGGCGACCAACTCGGTGATCTGGCGGATCGGCCTGTTCTATCTGGTGTCGATTTTCATCGTGGTGGCGCTGGTGCCGTGGAACGATCCTACCCTGGCCAACCTCGGTTCCTACCAGACCGTACTTGAGCGCATGGGCATTCCCAATGCCAAGATGATCGTCGACATCGTTGTGCTGGTGGCGGTGACCAGTTGCCTGAACTCGGCGCTGTACACCTCCTCGCGCATGCTGTTCTCCCTCGGCAAGCGCGGTGACGCCCCGGCCATGTCGACCCGCACCAACAAGAGCGGCACGCCTTACTGGGCGGTGATGCTGTCCACCGGCGCTGCGTTCCTCTGCACCTTCGCCAACTATGTGGCTCCGGCCGCGGTGTTTGAGTTCCTCCTGGCCAGCTCCGGCGCCATCGCCCTGCTGGTGTACCTGGTGATCGCCTTCTCGCAACTGCGCATGCGCAAGCAGCGCATGGCGCGCGGCGAGAAGATCGTCTTCAGCATGTGGCTGTTCCCGGGTCTGACCTGGGCGGTGATCATCTTCATTGTCGCCGCGCTGACCATCATGCTGTTCCAGGAAGCCCACCGCGTGGAAATCCTCGCCACCGGTCTGCTGAGCCTTATGGTGGTAGCGGCTGGTCTGCTGGTGTCGCGTCGTCGCAAGCTGGAAAAGCGTGGTGCGGTGGTGTTGAACTGA
- the vapC gene encoding type II toxin-antitoxin system tRNA(fMet)-specific endonuclease VapC: MIKYMLDTNICIFTIKNKPQIVREAFNRHSGQLCISAITLMELIYGAEKSAAPEKNLAIVEGFVARLDVLPFDNDAAAQAGMVRSELAKAGTPIGPYDQMIAGHARSLGLIVVTNNVREFQRVSGLRIEDWV; encoded by the coding sequence ATGATCAAGTACATGCTGGATACAAATATCTGCATCTTCACCATCAAGAACAAACCACAAATTGTCCGGGAAGCCTTCAATCGACATTCCGGGCAGCTGTGCATCAGCGCTATCACGCTCATGGAGCTTATTTACGGTGCTGAAAAGTCGGCAGCCCCGGAGAAAAATCTGGCAATTGTTGAAGGATTTGTCGCGCGACTGGATGTCTTGCCTTTCGATAACGACGCAGCCGCACAGGCCGGGATGGTTCGATCTGAACTCGCGAAGGCTGGAACGCCGATCGGGCCATACGACCAAATGATCGCTGGCCACGCACGCTCACTTGGACTCATTGTAGTGACGAACAACGTACGGGAGTTTCAACGCGTTTCCGGTTTGCGAATCGAGGACTGGGTTTAA